In bacterium, a genomic segment contains:
- a CDS encoding T9SS type A sorting domain-containing protein translates to MNRLQRILLFGLMLGALVGAAQALNYLWLSDEEMTVFGDRIKFWHGDTLDGPVHSNSQIAIMQDPAFFDHVSTTASDFWHGPGFPCCFYGPPPTFNAAPVPIPERADRVRRGASFSRQFYEGGRWHYYVLFDWGRVFVYRWIRGTPMQALQVYDNVSTHFPTCLFFDAPVRVQGIVQGRVTIGSSELIEIEGDIRYIDADPLTGVTPPTSQNMLALVSEGDIKVRNTPANGRWNSGGLGLNQTNRDSTDVVITAALYALGGSFTFENQNDPDSGYVCDCSPDKRGTIYIFGAVAQRQRGYYHRANNGGTGYLRKLKYDQRFRNDPPPCTARDGWWDAESTDSLDFGDVVVGTTASDTAHLYTLYYSHLGAVYANQPFSAQRVPPFQGDSFIVPTRFTPPGVGLFTGILYVSASHEHFEIALRGRGVPPGSPAPMTVNVSPNPFNLTTTIRYTLPAPEAVRITLYDILGREAKRLELGSQVAGEHSVSLNADDLASGVYFLHLQAGSEAMIHKILLVK, encoded by the coding sequence ATGAATCGCTTGCAGAGGATTCTTCTCTTCGGCCTGATGCTCGGCGCGCTGGTCGGAGCCGCCCAAGCGCTAAACTACCTCTGGCTCAGTGACGAAGAGATGACAGTTTTCGGCGACCGCATTAAGTTCTGGCATGGCGATACACTGGACGGGCCCGTCCACTCCAACAGCCAGATCGCCATCATGCAGGACCCGGCCTTCTTCGATCACGTCAGCACCACCGCCAGTGATTTTTGGCACGGGCCCGGCTTCCCTTGTTGTTTCTACGGCCCACCCCCAACGTTCAACGCTGCACCCGTCCCGATTCCCGAACGCGCCGATCGCGTACGTCGTGGGGCCAGTTTTTCGAGACAATTTTACGAAGGCGGGCGCTGGCACTACTACGTTCTTTTTGACTGGGGCAGGGTGTTTGTCTATCGCTGGATTCGGGGTACACCCATGCAAGCCTTGCAGGTGTATGACAATGTTTCGACACACTTCCCAACGTGCTTGTTTTTCGACGCACCTGTTCGCGTTCAAGGCATCGTTCAGGGCCGGGTGACTATCGGTAGTTCCGAGCTCATCGAAATCGAGGGAGACATCCGCTACATAGATGCGGATCCTCTGACCGGTGTCACTCCTCCCACCAGCCAGAATATGCTCGCCCTTGTCTCGGAAGGCGACATTAAGGTTCGCAACACACCCGCCAACGGCCGCTGGAACTCCGGCGGCTTAGGCCTGAATCAGACGAATCGCGACTCCACCGATGTCGTAATCACCGCCGCTCTCTACGCTCTGGGCGGCAGCTTCACCTTCGAGAATCAGAACGATCCCGACAGCGGCTACGTCTGCGACTGCTCGCCCGACAAGCGGGGAACGATCTATATCTTCGGCGCAGTCGCTCAAAGACAGCGCGGCTACTACCATCGCGCCAACAACGGCGGCACGGGCTATCTTCGCAAGCTGAAATATGATCAGCGCTTTCGGAACGATCCACCTCCCTGCACCGCCCGAGATGGGTGGTGGGACGCTGAATCCACCGATTCCCTCGATTTCGGTGACGTCGTTGTCGGCACGACGGCTTCCGATACCGCTCATCTATACACTCTTTACTACAGCCACCTCGGCGCGGTGTACGCCAATCAACCATTCAGTGCTCAACGCGTGCCGCCCTTCCAGGGGGATTCCTTTATCGTCCCCACTCGCTTCACTCCGCCGGGTGTGGGACTCTTCACGGGAATCCTCTACGTCAGCGCAAGTCACGAACATTTCGAGATCGCCCTCCGCGGTCGCGGTGTTCCTCCCGGTAGTCCTGCACCGATGACGGTGAATGTGTCTCCCAATCCCTTCAATCTCACCACCACCATTCGCTACACCTTGCCCGCGCCCGAAGCCGTCCGCATCACGCTCTACGACATCCTCGGCCGCGAAGCCAAACGACTGGAACTCGGTTCACAAGTGGCGGGGGAACATTCCGTCTCCCTGAATGCTGACGATC